One window of Pseudomonas urmiensis genomic DNA carries:
- a CDS encoding REP-associated tyrosine transposase, translated as MSLAESYLLRRGRFSEPGRRYLLTTVTSQRNPLFRDFHRARLVVQQIRQADLEHACQSLAWVVMPDHVHWLFELKAVTLGTLMRRFKSRSAMALRKTGIACQPIWQPGYQDRALRKEESVRAVAEYIAHNPVRAELVDHIGDYPHWDSAWL; from the coding sequence ATGTCCCTCGCCGAGTCCTACCTACTTCGCCGTGGTCGCTTTTCCGAGCCAGGCAGACGCTATCTGTTGACCACAGTCACCTCCCAGCGCAATCCGCTTTTTCGTGACTTTCACAGAGCTCGGCTGGTGGTCCAGCAAATTCGCCAGGCCGATCTTGAGCATGCCTGCCAGTCTCTAGCCTGGGTGGTTATGCCGGACCATGTGCACTGGTTGTTCGAATTGAAGGCAGTGACGCTGGGCACACTGATGCGCAGGTTCAAGTCACGCTCAGCTATGGCCTTGCGCAAGACGGGTATTGCGTGCCAACCGATATGGCAGCCTGGGTATCAGGACCGTGCGCTGCGCAAGGAGGAAAGCGTGCGCGCGGTGGCCGAATACATTGCACATAATCCTGTACGTGCCGAGCTGGTCGACCACATTGGTGATTATCCGCATTGGGACAGTGCTTGGCTGTGA
- a CDS encoding efflux RND transporter periplasmic adaptor subunit: MTLRRLLSVVCLGLLFMLSGCEKEVSSPELPRVGVLQVQPTDFAAKVTLTGDVQARVQTDLSFRVGGKIISRSVDVGDHVKANQVLARLDPKDLQNNVESAKAEVFAEQARVTQTSAAFVRQQKLLPKGYTSQSEYDSAQAALRSSQSALKAAQAQLANAKEQLGYTALVSEADGVITARQAEVGQVVQATMPIFSLAVDGDRDAVFNVYESLLIAPPSDEGVIVSLLDDPKIQAEGRVREITPTVSAESGTVQVKVALRNVPAGMQLGSPVTATGRSQGRPSIELPWSALTKGLKEPAVWVVGEGDKVELRKVQVGRYLTGKIVVADGVKGGETVVVSGGQLLHPGMQVEKVSAKDGGAAP; this comes from the coding sequence ATGACGTTGAGGCGTCTACTGTCGGTCGTTTGCCTGGGGTTGCTGTTCATGCTGTCGGGGTGCGAGAAGGAAGTCTCGAGTCCGGAACTGCCCAGGGTAGGTGTACTGCAAGTCCAACCCACTGATTTCGCCGCCAAGGTCACCCTGACCGGTGATGTACAAGCGCGTGTGCAGACCGACCTGTCATTCCGCGTGGGTGGCAAGATCATCTCGCGCAGCGTCGATGTGGGCGATCACGTCAAGGCCAACCAGGTGCTCGCCCGGCTCGATCCGAAAGACCTGCAGAACAACGTCGAATCGGCCAAGGCCGAGGTATTCGCCGAACAGGCGCGGGTCACCCAGACCAGCGCGGCGTTCGTTCGCCAGCAGAAACTGCTACCCAAGGGCTACACCAGCCAGAGTGAATACGACTCCGCCCAAGCCGCCCTGCGCAGCAGCCAGAGCGCGCTCAAGGCGGCCCAGGCGCAGCTGGCCAATGCCAAGGAACAACTGGGCTACACCGCGCTGGTTTCTGAAGCCGATGGCGTGATCACTGCGCGGCAGGCCGAGGTCGGCCAAGTGGTGCAGGCGACCATGCCGATTTTCAGCCTGGCGGTGGATGGCGACCGCGATGCGGTATTCAACGTCTATGAGTCACTGTTGATTGCCCCGCCAAGCGATGAGGGGGTGATCGTCAGCCTGTTGGATGATCCCAAGATTCAGGCCGAGGGCCGGGTGCGTGAGATCACGCCAACGGTGTCTGCCGAGAGCGGCACGGTGCAGGTCAAGGTGGCCCTGCGTAATGTGCCGGCTGGGATGCAACTGGGGTCGCCCGTCACCGCCACCGGGCGCAGCCAGGGCCGGCCGAGTATCGAATTGCCCTGGTCGGCACTGACCAAGGGGCTCAAGGAGCCCGCCGTGTGGGTGGTGGGCGAGGGCGACAAGGTCGAGCTGCGCAAAGTCCAGGTGGGCCGTTACCTCACCGGCAAGATCGTTGTCGCCGACGGGGTCAAGGGCGGTGAGACCGTGGTCGTCAGTGGCGGCCAGTTATTGCACCCAGGCATGCAGGTAGAGAAGGTCAGTGCCAAGGACGGAGGGGCCGCGCCATGA
- a CDS encoding efflux RND transporter periplasmic adaptor subunit — translation MKRLLLILSAGLLLSACGSDEEKPEPIRPVLSMLVEPQVQSQLGRFAGSIQARFESTLGFRVSGRIARRWLDVGARVNPGDTLATLDPTDQQNQLRAAEGDLARVEAQWINAQANARRQQQLYDRGVGAQAQLDIAQTDLKTTGASLEQARSAVSQARDQLDYSTLRSDHAAVVTAWKAEAGQTVSAGQEVVTLARPDVKEAVIDLPIQLAEQLNKDLTFTVASQLDPSIHTTATLRELEPQADATTRTRRARLTLADTPAAFHLGTAISVTLTTAVTPRSELPRTALLERDGKTQVWVVDPQQKTVSTRDVTLIARTANSIILASGVQPGERVVTAGVNTLKPGQQVTFDEEER, via the coding sequence ATGAAGCGCCTGCTGCTGATACTGTCTGCCGGCCTGTTGCTCAGCGCTTGTGGCAGCGATGAAGAAAAACCCGAGCCGATCCGCCCGGTGCTGTCGATGTTGGTAGAGCCGCAGGTGCAATCGCAGCTGGGGCGCTTTGCTGGCAGCATCCAGGCGCGCTTCGAGAGCACCCTGGGCTTTCGTGTTTCCGGGCGCATTGCTCGGCGCTGGCTGGACGTGGGCGCGCGGGTCAACCCTGGCGATACCCTGGCGACCCTCGACCCGACCGATCAGCAAAACCAGTTGCGCGCCGCCGAGGGCGATCTGGCCAGGGTCGAGGCGCAGTGGATCAACGCCCAGGCCAACGCCCGCCGCCAGCAGCAGTTGTACGATCGCGGTGTCGGCGCCCAGGCTCAGCTGGACATTGCCCAGACCGACCTGAAAACCACCGGCGCGTCGTTGGAACAAGCGCGCTCGGCGGTAAGCCAAGCCCGCGATCAACTCGATTACAGCACGCTGCGCAGCGATCACGCCGCCGTGGTCACCGCCTGGAAAGCCGAGGCCGGGCAAACCGTCAGCGCAGGTCAAGAAGTGGTCACCCTGGCCCGGCCTGACGTCAAGGAGGCAGTCATCGACCTGCCCATCCAACTCGCCGAGCAGTTGAACAAAGACCTCACCTTCACCGTTGCCTCGCAGCTCGATCCGAGCATCCACACCACTGCCACCCTGCGCGAGCTGGAGCCGCAGGCCGACGCCACCACCCGCACGCGCCGTGCCCGCCTGACCCTGGCTGACACCCCCGCTGCATTCCATCTGGGCACGGCGATCAGTGTCACCCTGACCACGGCGGTGACCCCGCGTAGCGAGCTGCCGCGCACTGCGCTGCTCGAGCGCGATGGCAAAACCCAGGTGTGGGTGGTCGACCCACAACAAAAGACCGTCAGCACCCGTGACGTCACCCTGATCGCACGCACCGCCAACAGCATCATCCTCGCTTCCGGGGTGCAGCCTGGCGAGCGCGTGGTCACGGCCGGGGTCAATACCCTCAAGCCAGGCCAGCAGGTCACCTTCGATGAGGAAGAACGATGA
- a CDS encoding efflux RND transporter permease subunit: MKGSFNLSEWALKHQSFVWYLMFVGLLMGIFSYFNLGREEDPSFTIKTMVIQTRWPGATQDETLYQVTDRIEKKLEELDSLDYVKSYTRPGESTVYVYLRDTTKAADIPQIWYQVRKKIDDIRGQFPQGIQGPGFNDEFGDVFGSIYAFTADGLTLRQLRDYVEQARAEVREVPNIGKIELVGTQDEVLYLNFSTRKLASLGIDQRQVMQALQSQNAVTPAGVIEAGPERISVRTTGQFASEKDLETVNLRINDRFFRLADIANIERGYTDPPAPMFRYNGQTAIGLAIGMKAGGNIQVFGEALKEKMDRIVTQLPVGVGVHTVSDQSVVVEEAVGGFTSALFEAVVIVLAVSFVSLGVRAGLVVACSIPLVLAMVFVFMEYSGITMQRISLGALIIALGLLVDDAMITVEVMVTRLEMGESKEQAATFAYTSTAFPMLTGTLVTVAGFVPIGLNASSAGEYTYTLFAVIAVALIVSWVVAVFFAPVLGVHILKSDKLKAHDAEPGRVGRAFEGGLLWCMRHRWLTIIGTVLLFALAIFSMRFVQNQFFPASDRPEILVDLNLPQNASIEETRKVVDRLEAKIKDDPDLVRWSTYIGQGAIRFYLPLDQQLQNPYYAQLVIVSKGLEERQGLIERLQKILREDFVGIGTNVQSLEMGPPVGRPIQYRVSGKDIDQVRKHAIELATLLDANPHIGEMIYDWNEPGKVLRVEIAQDKARQLGLSSEDVANVMNSIVSGVPVTQVNDNIYLVDVIARAEDSERGSPDTLQNLQILTPNGTSIPLLSFATVRYELEQPLVWRRDRKPTITIKASVSGEIQPTDLVAQLKPKIDEFASQLPPGYEVATGGTVEESGKAQGPIAKVIPLMLFLMATFLMIQLHSVQKLFLVVSVAPLGLIGVVLALVPTGTPMGFVAILGILALAGIIIRNSVILVTQIDEFEAQGYSPWDAVMEATNHRRRPILLTAAAASLGMIPIAREVFWGPMAYAMIGGIISATLLTLLFLPALYVAWYKIREPQSTPENP, from the coding sequence ATGAAAGGAAGCTTCAACCTCTCGGAATGGGCGCTCAAGCACCAATCCTTCGTCTGGTACCTGATGTTCGTTGGCCTGCTGATGGGGATTTTTTCCTACTTCAATCTCGGCCGTGAGGAGGACCCGTCGTTCACCATCAAGACCATGGTGATCCAGACCCGCTGGCCCGGCGCGACCCAGGACGAGACGCTCTACCAGGTCACCGACCGCATCGAGAAGAAGCTGGAGGAGCTCGATTCGCTCGACTATGTGAAAAGCTATACCCGCCCAGGCGAGTCGACTGTCTATGTCTACCTGCGCGACACCACCAAAGCGGCGGACATCCCGCAGATCTGGTACCAGGTGCGCAAGAAGATCGATGACATTCGCGGGCAGTTCCCCCAAGGCATCCAAGGGCCGGGTTTCAACGATGAATTCGGCGATGTGTTCGGTTCGATCTACGCCTTTACCGCCGACGGCCTGACCCTGCGACAGCTACGCGACTATGTCGAGCAGGCGCGCGCCGAAGTCCGCGAAGTGCCCAATATCGGCAAGATCGAACTGGTCGGCACCCAGGACGAAGTGCTCTACCTGAATTTCTCGACCCGCAAGCTGGCCTCGCTGGGTATTGACCAGCGCCAGGTCATGCAGGCCCTGCAATCGCAGAACGCGGTGACCCCGGCCGGGGTGATCGAGGCTGGCCCGGAGCGTATTTCGGTGCGCACCACTGGCCAGTTCGCCTCGGAAAAAGACCTGGAAACCGTCAACCTGCGGATCAACGATCGCTTCTTCCGCCTGGCGGATATCGCCAATATCGAGCGCGGCTACACCGATCCGCCTGCGCCGATGTTCCGCTACAACGGCCAGACCGCCATCGGCCTGGCCATTGGCATGAAGGCCGGCGGCAACATCCAGGTGTTCGGCGAGGCGCTCAAGGAGAAGATGGACCGCATCGTCACCCAATTGCCGGTAGGGGTCGGTGTGCATACGGTGTCCGACCAGTCGGTGGTGGTCGAGGAAGCGGTCGGTGGCTTCACCAGTGCCCTGTTCGAAGCGGTAGTGATCGTCCTGGCAGTCAGTTTCGTCAGCCTTGGCGTGCGCGCCGGGCTGGTGGTGGCCTGCTCGATTCCGCTGGTGCTGGCCATGGTCTTCGTGTTCATGGAGTACAGCGGCATTACCATGCAGCGCATCTCGTTGGGCGCGCTGATCATCGCCCTGGGCCTGCTGGTGGACGATGCGATGATCACCGTGGAGGTGATGGTCACACGCTTGGAGATGGGTGAGAGCAAGGAGCAGGCGGCAACCTTCGCCTATACCTCGACGGCTTTCCCAATGCTCACCGGCACCCTGGTGACGGTGGCGGGCTTCGTGCCCATCGGCCTCAACGCCAGCTCTGCGGGCGAGTACACCTACACCCTGTTTGCGGTGATCGCGGTGGCGCTGATCGTGTCCTGGGTAGTGGCGGTGTTCTTCGCTCCGGTGCTGGGCGTGCATATTCTCAAGAGCGACAAGCTCAAGGCGCATGACGCCGAGCCGGGTCGGGTTGGGCGGGCATTCGAGGGTGGGTTGCTGTGGTGCATGCGTCACCGTTGGCTGACCATCATCGGCACGGTGCTGCTGTTCGCCCTGGCGATCTTCAGCATGCGCTTCGTGCAGAACCAGTTCTTTCCGGCATCGGACCGACCGGAAATTCTGGTTGACCTGAACTTGCCGCAAAACGCCTCGATCGAAGAGACGCGCAAGGTGGTCGATCGCCTGGAAGCGAAGATCAAGGACGACCCGGACCTGGTGCGCTGGAGCACCTACATCGGCCAGGGTGCGATCCGCTTCTACCTGCCGCTCGACCAGCAACTGCAGAACCCGTATTACGCCCAGTTGGTGATCGTCAGCAAAGGCCTGGAAGAGCGCCAGGGCCTGATCGAGCGTCTGCAGAAGATCCTGCGTGAAGACTTCGTTGGGATCGGCACCAACGTCCAGTCGCTGGAAATGGGCCCACCGGTAGGGCGACCGATCCAGTATCGGGTCAGTGGCAAGGACATCGACCAGGTGCGCAAGCACGCGATCGAACTGGCCACCTTGCTCGATGCCAACCCGCATATTGGCGAGATGATCTACGACTGGAACGAGCCGGGTAAGGTGCTGCGGGTCGAAATCGCCCAGGACAAGGCGCGTCAATTGGGCCTCTCGTCCGAGGACGTGGCCAACGTGATGAACAGTATCGTCAGCGGCGTGCCGGTCACCCAGGTCAACGACAACATCTACCTGGTCGATGTGATCGCCCGCGCCGAGGACAGCGAGCGCGGCTCGCCCGACACCTTGCAGAACCTGCAGATCCTCACCCCTAACGGCACTTCCATCCCTCTGCTATCGTTCGCCACCGTGCGCTATGAGCTGGAGCAGCCGTTGGTATGGCGGCGTGATCGCAAGCCGACCATCACCATCAAGGCGTCGGTCAGCGGCGAGATCCAGCCCACCGACCTGGTGGCCCAGCTCAAGCCGAAGATCGACGAGTTCGCCAGCCAGCTGCCCCCCGGTTATGAGGTGGCCACCGGCGGTACGGTAGAGGAGAGCGGCAAGGCGCAAGGACCGATCGCCAAGGTCATTCCGTTGATGCTGTTCTTGATGGCGACTTTCCTGATGATCCAGCTGCACAGCGTGCAGAAGCTGTTCCTGGTGGTCAGTGTGGCGCCGCTGGGCTTGATCGGCGTGGTGCTGGCGCTGGTGCCGACAGGGACGCCCATGGGCTTCGTGGCGATTCTCGGGATCTTGGCGCTGGCCGGGATCATCATTCGTAACTCGGTGATCCTGGTGACCCAGATCGATGAGTTCGAGGCTCAAGGTTATTCGCCATGGGATGCGGTAATGGAGGCGACCAACCACCGTCGGCGGCCGATTTTGCTCACGGCGGCAGCCGCCAGCCTGGGCATGATCCCGATTGCCCGGGAAGTGTTCTGGGGGCCGATGGCCTACGCCATGATCGGCGGCATCATCAGTGCAACGCTGCTGACGCTGTTGTTCCTGCCGGCGCTGTATGTGGCCTGGTACAAGATCCGTGAGCCGCAGAGCACCCCTGAGAACCCCTAG
- the oscA gene encoding sulfur starvation response protein OscA produces the protein MSASLRSIDGQDEATILREIQSALRDLRFGAVEITVHNAQVVQIERKEKFRLQQPGNKSG, from the coding sequence ATGAGTGCATCTCTGCGTAGCATCGACGGTCAGGACGAAGCCACCATTCTGCGTGAGATTCAGAGCGCCTTGCGCGATCTGCGTTTCGGTGCGGTGGAGATTACCGTGCATAACGCTCAGGTCGTACAGATCGAGCGCAAGGAGAAGTTCCGCCTGCAACAGCCCGGCAACAAGTCCGGCTGA
- a CDS encoding sulfate ABC transporter substrate-binding protein: MSIRRYALAALASAVFAGSAIAKDYELLNVSYDPTRELYQQYNAEFIKHWQQAHPDDKVKIQQSHGGSGKQGRAVIDGLRADVVTLALAGDIDEIAKLGKTLPENWQSRLPDASTPYTSTIVFLVRKGNPKGIKDWGDLIKKDVSVITPNPKTSGGARWNFLAAWAYGLKTGGSEDKAKAYVQELFKHVPVLDTGARGSTITFVNNGQGDVLLAWENEAFLALKEDGGSDKFEIVVPSLSILAEPPVAVVDKNAQKKGNEKIAEEYLKHLYSPAGQKIAAENFYRPRDEKVAAEFGKQFPKLDLVTIDKDFGGWKTAQPKFFNDGGVFDQIYQAQ; encoded by the coding sequence ATGTCCATCCGCCGTTATGCGCTTGCCGCCCTGGCCAGTGCCGTTTTTGCCGGTTCCGCAATCGCCAAGGACTACGAACTGCTGAACGTGTCCTACGACCCGACCCGTGAGCTGTACCAACAGTACAACGCCGAGTTCATCAAGCACTGGCAACAGGCTCACCCGGACGACAAGGTGAAGATCCAGCAATCCCACGGTGGCTCGGGCAAACAAGGCCGGGCAGTGATCGACGGCCTGCGCGCCGACGTCGTGACCCTGGCCCTGGCCGGCGACATCGACGAAATCGCCAAGCTCGGCAAGACCCTGCCAGAGAACTGGCAGAGCCGCCTGCCGGACGCCAGCACCCCTTACACCTCGACCATCGTGTTCCTGGTGCGCAAGGGCAACCCGAAAGGCATCAAGGATTGGGGCGACCTGATCAAGAAAGACGTTTCGGTGATCACCCCGAACCCGAAAACCTCCGGCGGTGCGCGTTGGAACTTCCTCGCCGCCTGGGCCTATGGCCTGAAAACCGGTGGTAGCGAAGACAAAGCCAAGGCCTACGTGCAAGAGCTGTTCAAGCACGTACCGGTGCTCGATACCGGCGCGCGTGGCTCGACCATCACCTTCGTCAACAACGGCCAGGGCGATGTCCTGCTGGCCTGGGAAAACGAAGCGTTCCTGGCGCTCAAGGAAGATGGCGGCAGCGACAAGTTCGAAATCGTCGTGCCTTCGCTATCGATTCTCGCCGAGCCGCCAGTGGCGGTGGTCGACAAGAACGCCCAGAAAAAGGGCAACGAGAAGATCGCCGAGGAATACCTCAAGCACCTGTACAGCCCAGCTGGCCAGAAAATCGCCGCAGAAAACTTCTACCGTCCACGTGACGAGAAAGTCGCCGCCGAATTTGGCAAGCAATTCCCCAAACTCGATCTGGTAACCATCGACAAGGACTTCGGTGGCTGGAAGACTGCACAACCTAAGTTCTTCAACGATGGTGGCGTGTTCGACCAGATCTATCAGGCGCAGTAA
- the cysT gene encoding sulfate ABC transporter permease subunit CysT, which translates to MSRRISPVIPGFGLTLGYTLVYLSLIVLIPLAAMFIHASQLTWEQFWNIISAPRVIAALKLSFGTALFAAIINGVIGTLLAWVLVRYTFPGRKIIDAMIDLPFALPTAVAGIALTALYAPAGWVGQFATDLGFKIAYTPLGITLALTFVTLPFVVRTVQPVLADIPREVEEAAACLGAKPLQVFRYILAPALLPAWLTGFALAFARGVGEYGSVIFIAGNMPMKTEILPLLIMVKLDQYDYTGATAIGVLMLVVSFILLLLINLLQRRIETP; encoded by the coding sequence ATGTCACGTCGTATTTCCCCCGTCATACCCGGCTTCGGGCTGACGCTGGGCTACACCTTGGTGTACCTCAGCCTGATCGTGCTGATACCGCTGGCGGCCATGTTCATTCATGCCTCGCAGCTGACCTGGGAGCAGTTCTGGAACATCATCAGTGCGCCGCGGGTCATTGCCGCGCTCAAGCTGAGTTTCGGCACCGCCCTGTTCGCCGCCATCATCAATGGCGTGATCGGTACCCTGCTGGCCTGGGTGCTGGTGCGCTACACCTTTCCTGGCCGCAAGATCATCGATGCGATGATCGACCTCCCGTTCGCCTTGCCCACGGCCGTGGCCGGTATTGCACTGACCGCGCTGTACGCACCGGCTGGCTGGGTCGGTCAGTTCGCCACCGACCTTGGCTTCAAGATCGCCTATACCCCGCTGGGTATCACCCTGGCCCTGACCTTCGTCACCCTGCCGTTCGTGGTGCGGACCGTGCAGCCGGTGTTGGCGGACATCCCGCGCGAGGTCGAAGAAGCCGCTGCCTGCCTGGGCGCGAAACCCTTGCAGGTGTTTCGCTACATCCTTGCGCCGGCACTGCTGCCGGCCTGGTTGACCGGCTTCGCCCTGGCCTTCGCCCGCGGTGTGGGTGAGTATGGTTCGGTGATCTTCATCGCCGGCAACATGCCGATGAAGACCGAGATCCTGCCGCTGCTGATCATGGTCAAGCTCGACCAATACGACTACACCGGCGCCACTGCCATCGGCGTGTTGATGCTGGTGGTTTCCTTCATCCTGCTGCTGCTGATCAACTTGTTGCAGCGGCGCATCGAAACCCCTTGA
- the cysW gene encoding sulfate ABC transporter permease subunit CysW → MSSSTIGAAAAANAARRGSATSRRVLIGLGWLVFALFLLLPLVIVVSQALKNGFGTFFEAIFEPDALSALKLTLLAVVISVPLNLVFGVSAAWCVSKYNFRGKSILVTLIDLPFSVSPVIAGLVYVLMFGAQGLFGPWLQDHDIQIVFALPGIVLATIFVTVPFVARELIPLMQEQGTQEEEAARLLGANGWQMFWHVTLPNIKWGLIYGVVLCTARAMGEFGAVSVVSGHIRGVTNTLPLHVEILYNEYNHVAAFSVASLLLILALFILLLKQWSENRINRLRQSAAEE, encoded by the coding sequence ATGTCTAGTTCAACTATTGGCGCGGCGGCCGCCGCCAACGCCGCCCGCCGTGGCAGCGCCACTTCGCGGCGTGTGCTGATCGGCCTTGGCTGGTTGGTGTTTGCGTTGTTCCTGCTGTTGCCGCTGGTCATCGTCGTGTCGCAGGCACTGAAGAATGGCTTTGGCACGTTCTTCGAAGCGATCTTCGAGCCCGATGCCTTGTCGGCCCTAAAGCTCACCTTGTTGGCGGTGGTCATTTCGGTGCCGCTGAACCTGGTATTCGGCGTCAGCGCCGCGTGGTGCGTGAGCAAGTACAACTTCCGCGGCAAGAGCATCCTGGTGACGCTGATCGACCTGCCGTTCTCGGTCTCGCCGGTGATCGCCGGCCTGGTCTACGTGCTGATGTTCGGCGCCCAGGGCCTGTTCGGGCCGTGGCTGCAGGATCACGATATCCAGATCGTCTTTGCCCTGCCGGGGATCGTCCTGGCGACCATCTTCGTCACCGTGCCGTTCGTGGCCCGTGAGCTGATCCCGCTGATGCAGGAGCAGGGCACCCAGGAAGAGGAGGCCGCGCGCCTGCTCGGTGCCAATGGCTGGCAGATGTTCTGGCACGTGACCTTGCCGAACATCAAATGGGGCCTGATCTATGGCGTGGTGCTGTGTACTGCGCGAGCGATGGGCGAGTTCGGTGCGGTGTCGGTGGTTTCCGGGCACATTCGCGGGGTGACCAACACCTTGCCGCTGCACGTCGAGATCCTCTACAACGAATACAACCACGTCGCAGCTTTCAGCGTGGCCAGCCTGCTGCTGATCCTGGCGCTCTTCATCCTGCTGCTCAAGCAGTGGAGCGAGAACCGTATTAACCGCCTGCGCCAAAGCGCAGCGGAGGAATAA
- a CDS encoding sulfate/molybdate ABC transporter ATP-binding protein, with protein sequence MSIEVRNVSKRFNSFQALDNINLDIHSGELVALLGPSGCGKTTLLRIIAGLETPDDGSIVFHGEDVSGHDVRDRNVGFVFQHYALFRHMSVFDNVAFGLRMKPKGERPSESKIAEKVHELLNMVQLDWLADRYPEQLSGGQRQRIALARALAVEPKVLLLDEPFGALDAKVRKELRRWLARLHEDINLTSVFVTHDQEEAMEVADRIVVMNKGVIEQIGSPGEVYEQPANDFVYHFLGDSNRLALSEGNHVLFRPHEVSLSRHETEGHHAAEVRDIRPLGATTRVTLKVAGQSELIEAEVVKDHDSLTGLARGETLFFRPKVWQKVADI encoded by the coding sequence ATGTCGATCGAAGTTCGTAACGTCAGCAAGCGCTTCAACAGCTTCCAGGCTCTGGACAACATCAACCTGGATATCCACAGCGGTGAGCTGGTGGCGTTGCTCGGCCCCTCCGGCTGCGGCAAGACCACCCTGCTGCGGATCATCGCCGGCCTGGAGACGCCGGATGATGGCAGCATCGTGTTCCATGGCGAGGACGTTTCTGGGCATGACGTGCGTGATCGCAACGTCGGTTTCGTGTTCCAGCACTACGCACTGTTCCGCCACATGAGCGTGTTCGACAACGTCGCCTTCGGCCTGCGCATGAAGCCCAAGGGCGAGCGGCCGAGCGAGAGCAAGATCGCCGAGAAGGTCCATGAGCTGCTGAACATGGTCCAGCTCGACTGGTTGGCCGACCGCTACCCCGAGCAACTGTCCGGCGGCCAGCGCCAGCGTATTGCCCTGGCTCGCGCCCTGGCGGTCGAGCCCAAGGTGCTGCTGCTCGACGAGCCGTTCGGCGCGCTGGATGCCAAGGTGCGTAAGGAGCTGCGTCGCTGGTTGGCGCGGCTGCACGAGGACATCAACCTGACCTCGGTGTTCGTCACTCACGACCAGGAAGAGGCGATGGAAGTGGCCGACCGCATCGTGGTGATGAACAAGGGCGTAATCGAGCAGATTGGCTCGCCGGGTGAGGTGTATGAGCAGCCGGCCAACGATTTTGTCTATCACTTCCTCGGTGATTCGAACCGTCTGGCGTTGAGCGAGGGTAACCACGTGCTGTTCCGCCCGCACGAGGTGTCGCTGTCGCGGCATGAGACCGAGGGCCATCATGCGGCTGAGGTGCGTGATATTCGGCCGTTGGGCGCGACCACTCGGGTGACCTTGAAAGTGGCTGGGCAGAGCGAGCTGATCGAGGCCGAGGTGGTCAAGGATCACGACAGCCTGACCGGACTGGCGCGCGGGGAGACGTTGTTCTTCCGGCCCAAGGTTTGGCAGAAGGTGGCGGATATTTGA
- a CDS encoding energy transducer TonB, with protein MGNVQSAVRAYDQPWRPAPGDLVELGRTLRLPLGQLRLQRTPVSGLKRRDKWALALLVVALHGAAAYWVSQSPTPPLPVVPPQIPPMTIEFAAPAPPVVEPPPPAPAPPIVEPPPPPVVDELAAKPAPKLVPKPKPKPAPKPVAKPEPKPVETPPPPVAAPAPVAPPAPAPVTPPSANAAYLKNPAPEYPQMAQRRGWEGTVLLRVEVLASGKPGQIQIQKSSGRDALDAAALAAVKRWSFVPAKQGDVAQSGWVSVPIDFKLR; from the coding sequence ATGGGTAATGTCCAGTCGGCCGTCAGGGCCTACGACCAGCCATGGCGTCCGGCCCCGGGCGACCTGGTCGAGCTTGGACGGACGCTTCGCCTGCCACTCGGCCAACTGCGCCTGCAACGCACGCCGGTCAGCGGCCTCAAGCGCCGCGACAAATGGGCCCTGGCCTTGCTGGTTGTCGCCCTGCACGGCGCCGCCGCTTACTGGGTCAGCCAGTCGCCAACCCCACCGTTGCCAGTGGTGCCGCCGCAGATTCCACCGATGACCATCGAGTTCGCCGCACCGGCGCCACCGGTGGTCGAGCCACCGCCTCCTGCGCCTGCGCCGCCAATCGTCGAGCCGCCACCGCCGCCGGTAGTCGACGAGTTGGCAGCCAAGCCGGCACCCAAGCTAGTGCCAAAACCTAAACCCAAGCCTGCGCCCAAGCCTGTGGCCAAGCCCGAGCCCAAGCCGGTCGAAACGCCGCCGCCCCCCGTCGCCGCGCCCGCGCCAGTAGCGCCGCCTGCTCCAGCGCCGGTCACGCCGCCATCGGCCAACGCCGCCTACCTGAAGAACCCGGCGCCGGAGTATCCGCAGATGGCCCAGCGCCGCGGCTGGGAAGGCACCGTGCTGCTGCGGGTCGAGGTACTGGCCAGCGGCAAGCCGGGGCAGATCCAGATCCAGAAGAGCAGCGGCCGCGATGCGCTGGACGCCGCCGCGTTGGCTGCGGTCAAGCGCTGGAGCTTCGTCCCAGCCAAGCAGGGCGATGTGGCCCAGTCCGGCTGGGTCAGTGTCCCGATCGATTTCAAGCTTCGTTAA